The nucleotide window ACCTATTACCTTACCTTTCATATTATATATTGGAACTCTGGGAGGGTATAAAATTAATGGGAAATTTAAGTAATGTGAATGGTCTCAAGATCCAGTATACTCCTCTGTAATACCATAATAAATTAATTCAAGGAATAAATAAATACTTATCCTGTTCGAGATGCCAAATAATCATTTTTATAAGCTGATTCAAAGAGATGAAAGAATATACAGTCCTTAATTGATCATAAAAAGAGAATTTTAGGGGGATAACTTATAGTATATAAAAAATTAAGGAAAACACTTATATAGGCTGGGCATGAAAAAGAAGGACAGAAAAGCTGGTAATTAGATTGAATTTAACCAGTAATATTAAGCAATATTTATATACAATGAATCTTAAAGTAGCACATAGAAAGCTATTTTTATCTTATGTTTTTTTGAGGTGTATTCTATGAATGATGAAAATCGACTTAAAGGCACTACAACTGTTGGTTTAACCTGTAAGGACGGAGTTGTTTTTGCTACCGAAACTAGAGCTACCATGGGCAATCTTGTAGCCCACAAAGTGGCCGACAAGATCTTCAAAATAGATGATCACATTGGAACCACCATTGCTGGTGCAGTTTCTGATGCCCAGAGCCTGATGAAATACATCAGAGCAGAAGTGGCACTTTTTAGACTCCGAAATGGTAAACGAATCAATGTAGAAGCCGCAGCCACCCTCACCTCCAACATCTTACACTCATCTAGAGGTTATCCATTCTATGTCCAGACACTCCTGGGTGGAGTGGATGATAAAGGCCCTGCTCTTTATTCCCTGGATCCCACTGGAGGAGTTATTAAAGATCTCGTGATATCCACTGGTTCTGGTTCACCAGTAGCTTACGGTGTTTTAGAAGATCGTTACAGTAAAGATCTCTATGTGGAAGAAGGTATAGACGTGGCCATTCGGGCAATTAAATCCGCTATGGAAAGAGATACATATTCAGGTAATTCAATTCTGGTGGCTACCATTACCGAAGAAGGATTTAAAAGATTATCCGAGGAAGAGGTTAACCAAAAAATAAAGGAACTTTAACTAATTTTTTTATTTAACAGCTATCTTAAAAACAATATAATAACTTTAAAAAGAGCCCCTTATTTGGGCTCAAACTATTTTCTATTTTTCTAGAAGTGATTTTATGGGTTCAGAGATTCAAGAAATTAAAAACACAATAGTACAAAGATTACCCGATCGAGTTCAAGTGGCAAAAGTGGAATTTGAAGGTCCGGAAGTGGTGATTTACACCAAAAATCCAGAGATCATCACCGAAAACGGTGACCTCATCCGGGACCTGGCTAAAGACATCAGAAAACGGATTATCATCCGTTCTCACAAGACTGTTCTCACCGAGCCAGAGGAGTCCATCAACCGCATCCACAGCATAGTCCCTGACGAGGCTAAGATCACCAACATATCATTCGACGATGTGACCTGTGAAGTCATAATCGAAGCCAGAAAACCTGGACTTGTGATCGGGAAATATGGAGCTACATCCAGAGAAATCGTTAAAAAGATAGGATGGGCCCCTAAAATCCTTCGTACACCGCCTATATCTTCTGAAATAATTCAAAGAATTAGGAGAACACTCCGAAAGAACAGTAAAGAACGTAAAAAGTTCTTACAGGAGTTAGGTAATAACATCCACCGGCCAGTGACCATGGAAAATGAATGGGTTCGACTCACCGCACTGGGAGGTTTTCGTGAAGTGGGAAGATCCTCACTATTTATGCAAACATCCAACAGTAAAATACTCATGGATTGTGGAGTTAACGTGGCAGGATCAGATGATAAAAGCTCATATCCATACCTGAACGTTCCTGAATTTGTCCTGGACGATCTGGATGCAGTGATAATATCCCATGCCCACCTGGACCACTCCGGATTCCTACCATACCTTTTCCATTATGGTTACGAGGGCCCGGTGTACTGTACCACACCCACCAGGGATTTAATGACACTCCTGCAGTTGGATCATATTGACATAGCCCACCGGGAAGACAGTCCCCTGCCATTTAACGTGAAACACGTTAAAAAGAGTATTAAACATACGATAACCCTGGATTATGGAGAAGTTACCGATATAGCCCCGGATATACGCCTTACACTCCACAATGCAGGTCACATTCTGGGTTCAGCCATCACTCATATGCACATCGGGGATGGTCAGCATAACTTTGTTTACACCGGAGACTTCAAATACGAACGTAGCCGACTCCTTGAACCCGCAGTATCCAAATTCCCACGTATAGAATCAATGGTAATGGAGAGTACCTACGGAGGCCACGAAGATGTGCAACCAACCAGGAACGATGCCGAGAAGGAACTCATAAAAACCATCTACCATACTCTGGAAAGAAAGGGTAAAATACTAATCCCTGTTTTCGCAGTGGGAAGGGCACAGGAATTAATGATTGTTTTAGATGAGTACATACGCCACGGTATCATTGATGAGGTCCCTATCTACATTGACGGTATGATCTGGGAGGCCACAGCCATACACACCGCCAGGCCAGAGTACCTAAGCAAAGACCTTCGAGACCAGATATTCCACATGGGCCGTAACCCATTCATCTCAGAGGTGTTCCATAAAGTTAACAATGTCGAAGAGCGTAAGGATATTGTGGAAGGCGAACCCTCAATCATTCTCTCCACATCAGGTATGTTAACTGGTGGAAACTCCGTGGAGTACTTCAAATGGTTATGTGAAGACGAGAGAAGTTCACTGGTGTTTGTAGGATACCAGGCAGAAGGATCACTGGGACGCAGACTGCAGAAAGGCTGGAAAGAAATACCCCTCAAGGAAGAGGGTAAAACCAATGTTTACCATGTCAAGATGGGTATTAAAACCATTGAAGGATTCAGTGGACACTCTGACCGCAGGCAGCTCATGGATTACGTGCGCCGTATAAGCCCCAAACCAGAGAAGATCTTAATCTGCCACGGGGATAACTACAAAACCCTGGATCTGGCCAGTAGTATCTACCGGAGTTACAAAATAGAGACTAAAACTCCGATGAACCTTGAAACTGTTAGGATTCAGTAAATATCCCCCCAAATCTTTTTATTTTTTAATTTAGTTTTAAATTCTTTTTTAATTTTATCAAAAAAAATCACATTATTGTTAAAAAAATTAGTAGTTTATACTCACCTTATTATCAAAAAATAACCTATTTTAAATTCTCCTAACGTTAAAAAAACTATTATTGTAACTTAAAAATTCTTGTTAACTTACGATAATAAATCAATTTCATCATTTATTTTTCATTTTCCTTGTTTAAATTATACTAAAATTAAAATTGGAATATTCATAACCGTCCCCCAATATTACCGTAATCTTTAATTATCATAATCACCAATATAATTAGATGTAATAAGGTGAAAAAAGATGCTATAAGATGTTATAAGCTGGATTTAAATATCCTGATCTCATGATCAGGGGGTGAGGTGATATGGGGCCGAGTTGATTTATGAAAGAAATTCTCCCGAAAAGGGTCTTAAACAGCTCCAGAGTACCACATGGCAGATATACCAGGAAAATTTAATAAAAAATGGGCCAAAAACTCACCACGACTTGGAAAAAAAGTTAAAAATCGCCATTGACCAAACCCATGAACACCGGGTAAAATTAGGGTTAGAGATTATTTTACTCCTTATATCACATCCCCAAAAAGATGTTAGAGCTTTCAGTTTAGGAAGAGTATACCCCTTAATCACTGAAAAATCATTAAGTGAACTTATTATTAAAAATTTGAAGGATATGCGCGATGATCCTCAATTAGATGTTAGTGCAGTTGCACAGGAATCATTAGAGGACATATCATGCATAGTTCATAATTTAATGTTAGTAGATATAATTTTGGAAGTTTTGGTTGAGTTTTCTGTTGATCTGGAAAAATATGGCCGCAAAAAGGTCATAACATTCCACTCGCCATTTTCATCCCACCCCCTTAAAGAAGAAAATTTTCCTGGAGAAAATTCTTTTTTTAATTCAAAAAACCGGTATATTTTTCCTTTTATACGATGGTACCGTCAAATGAATGTTTTTCTGGACAAAATACTTTTTTCAAAACAACTAGAAGAACTATTCCCTGAACTGGAAGAAATGGAAGAGTTTTCCATGGTAAACCTTTGGGAAGAAGGCATTATTCCCTATTCAGACATATCTAATTTCCAGTGGAAACCTTCTGATTCCTTAGAACGATTAGCACATATTTATGCCCACACCTTCATGGAAAATGGACATTTAAACCACTTAAAAACATTCCTTGACGATGATGATTACCGTGTTCGGCAGATAGGAGTTAATGCCCTAATAGATGTGGTGACATTCCTTTTAAATTGTCCCCATGAAAAATCTGAAGAAAAATTAACCCACCCTCAGAACCAGCACCGGAAAATTAATCTCCCATCTTTGGCCAAACTATCTATTATCCATTTTTTACCATTCAAAAGGCCATAAGACGAAACTACGACCATAATTTAGTGGTTAATTTTTGTTCAAAAGAATCTAAAAAGTTTTATTAATGTTTAACCAAATAACGTTATACAATACTCACGAATTTATATTTTATTTTAAATCATCTGGTGATCAAATTGGTAACTTATTCAGAATCAGGGGTAGACATCGACCTGGAAGAGGTCACAGTCTCTGCCCTCACTAAAAAACTAAAAGAAACACTCCAGTATCAGGATATTATAACCGAAAGCGGTCACTTCGCCGCCCTGGTCCGCCTAGGAAATCAGGGCCTGGCCATGAGTACCGATGGTGTGGGAAGCAAGATCCTGGTGGCAGAAATGATGGAAAAATACGATACTGTAGGTATCGACTGCGTGGCCATGGTAGTCAACGACATTATCTGTGTAGGAGCCCGTCCACTGGCCATGGTAGATTATCTTGCCGTGGAAAAACCGGACCCAAAAGCAGCAGGACAGATCGCTGCAGGGCTTGCTGAAGGATGCCGTCAGGCCAACGTGGCCATGATTGGAGGAGAAACTGCCTCATTACCTGAGATAGTGCGGAACTTTGACCTGGCTGCCACCGGTATTGGACTGGTGGACCTGGATGGAGTTGTTGCCGGTAGCAAAATACAGGACGGCGATGTTATCCTGGGCCTCGAAAGCAGTGGAATCCACAGCAACGGACTGAGCCTGGCACGTAGGGTGTTCTTTGAGGAGGCAAATCTTAATGTGGATGATCCACTACCCACCGATGAAAACATCACTGTGGGAGAAGCACTCCTGGAACCAACCCGTATCTATGTAAATGCAATCATGGACCTCCTGGAGAATGTGGAAGTCCATGGCCTGGCACATATTACTGGAGGAGGATTCACAAACCTCAAAAGACTTAAAAAAGGAGTAAGTTTCCGTATTGATAACCTCCCCTCACCCCAACCAATATTTGAATTCATATCATCCCAGGGAGTGGAATTTGAGGAAATGTACCGGGTTTTCAATATGGGTATTGGATTTACGGTTATCCTACCTCAGGAAATAGCGACAGAAGCCATTAAAATCCTTGGGAAATACCATCCAGTCCAGGTAATTGGAACAGTTACTGAAGACCCTGAGGAGAAAGTTGAAGTTAAAACCTTCCATGGAGAATGGGTACAACTTTAACTGGAAAAATAGTTTTAATCTGGGAAATAGTGATTGAATAATTATTATTTTCGAATTTTAGGTTTACAATATAGTGAATTAGATTGCTTGAACTAACTTTAGGAAGGTGATATCATATGAAAATTACTCCAGAACAGGAATTATCCTTGATAATTGATATATTAACTCATCTGGATGTGCCATCAGAAGAAGCATCCATAATTGCCGAAGTAACCCTGGACGCAGATCTTAAGGGCTTCACATCCCACGGGATTGGCAGGTTCCCCCAGTACATTAAAGGCCTGGAAGTTGGCACCATCAAACCCCAAACCGAAGTAACTGTGGAGAAGGAAAGTGCAGCCACCGCACGGGTAAACGGTAACCATGGATTCGGGCACGTTGTAACCTACAGGAGTATGGAAATGGCCATCCAGAAAGCTAAAGAAACAGGAATAGGTATGGTAGGTATTCACAACTCCAACCATTTCGGAGTGGCTGGTTATTACTCAGACATGGCTATTATGGAAGATTTAATCGGTATTGTAATTGCCAACACAGAACCAGCAGTGGCCCCTATTGGAGGAAAAGAACCCATACTGGGAACCAACCCACTGGCCATAGGCATACCCTCCGATAGCCATTACGTCTCAGTGGACATGGCAACCTCAGCATCTGCCAGGGGAAAACTCTTGGAAGCCAAACGTAAGGGAGAATCCATACCTCCAAATGTTGCCCTGGATGCAGATGGAAAACCAACCACAGACCCAGTGGAAGCCCTTAAGGGATCTATATTACCATTTGGAGCCCACAAAGGATACGCACTGTCATTCATGATTGAAATAATGGCAGGACCCCTGGTAAATGCATCCTATGGTAAGGCCGTCACTGGAACAGCCAACCCCGAAGTTACCTGCACCAAGGGAGACCTCATCACCGCCATCGACCCATCCAAGTTCGTGGACATGGACGACTTTAAAAGGGATGTTGATGAGTTCATTGCTGAAATTAAAGCCACACCCAACGTGATGATACCAGGGGATTTCGAAGTCAGGAACGTGAAAACTCATCAGGAAGAAGGTATTCCCCTGGACGATACACTGGTTGAACAGTTAAGAGAAATAGCCACCAAAACAAATGTAGATATGGATGACATATTGGGATAATTACCCCAATAACTTTTAATGAACTCACATTAAAAACTAATCTCCAAATATCATTTCATTGAGTTAGATCTA belongs to uncultured Methanobacterium sp. and includes:
- the psmB gene encoding archaeal proteasome endopeptidase complex subunit beta; this encodes MNDENRLKGTTTVGLTCKDGVVFATETRATMGNLVAHKVADKIFKIDDHIGTTIAGAVSDAQSLMKYIRAEVALFRLRNGKRINVEAAATLTSNILHSSRGYPFYVQTLLGGVDDKGPALYSLDPTGGVIKDLVISTGSGSPVAYGVLEDRYSKDLYVEEGIDVAIRAIKSAMERDTYSGNSILVATITEEGFKRLSEEEVNQKIKEL
- a CDS encoding beta-CASP ribonuclease aCPSF1; amino-acid sequence: MGSEIQEIKNTIVQRLPDRVQVAKVEFEGPEVVIYTKNPEIITENGDLIRDLAKDIRKRIIIRSHKTVLTEPEESINRIHSIVPDEAKITNISFDDVTCEVIIEARKPGLVIGKYGATSREIVKKIGWAPKILRTPPISSEIIQRIRRTLRKNSKERKKFLQELGNNIHRPVTMENEWVRLTALGGFREVGRSSLFMQTSNSKILMDCGVNVAGSDDKSSYPYLNVPEFVLDDLDAVIISHAHLDHSGFLPYLFHYGYEGPVYCTTPTRDLMTLLQLDHIDIAHREDSPLPFNVKHVKKSIKHTITLDYGEVTDIAPDIRLTLHNAGHILGSAITHMHIGDGQHNFVYTGDFKYERSRLLEPAVSKFPRIESMVMESTYGGHEDVQPTRNDAEKELIKTIYHTLERKGKILIPVFAVGRAQELMIVLDEYIRHGIIDEVPIYIDGMIWEATAIHTARPEYLSKDLRDQIFHMGRNPFISEVFHKVNNVEERKDIVEGEPSIILSTSGMLTGGNSVEYFKWLCEDERSSLVFVGYQAEGSLGRRLQKGWKEIPLKEEGKTNVYHVKMGIKTIEGFSGHSDRRQLMDYVRRISPKPEKILICHGDNYKTLDLASSIYRSYKIETKTPMNLETVRIQ
- the purM gene encoding phosphoribosylformylglycinamidine cyclo-ligase, translated to MVTYSESGVDIDLEEVTVSALTKKLKETLQYQDIITESGHFAALVRLGNQGLAMSTDGVGSKILVAEMMEKYDTVGIDCVAMVVNDIICVGARPLAMVDYLAVEKPDPKAAGQIAAGLAEGCRQANVAMIGGETASLPEIVRNFDLAATGIGLVDLDGVVAGSKIQDGDVILGLESSGIHSNGLSLARRVFFEEANLNVDDPLPTDENITVGEALLEPTRIYVNAIMDLLENVEVHGLAHITGGGFTNLKRLKKGVSFRIDNLPSPQPIFEFISSQGVEFEEMYRVFNMGIGFTVILPQEIATEAIKILGKYHPVQVIGTVTEDPEEKVEVKTFHGEWVQL
- the comC gene encoding L-sulfolactate dehydrogenase; amino-acid sequence: MKITPEQELSLIIDILTHLDVPSEEASIIAEVTLDADLKGFTSHGIGRFPQYIKGLEVGTIKPQTEVTVEKESAATARVNGNHGFGHVVTYRSMEMAIQKAKETGIGMVGIHNSNHFGVAGYYSDMAIMEDLIGIVIANTEPAVAPIGGKEPILGTNPLAIGIPSDSHYVSVDMATSASARGKLLEAKRKGESIPPNVALDADGKPTTDPVEALKGSILPFGAHKGYALSFMIEIMAGPLVNASYGKAVTGTANPEVTCTKGDLITAIDPSKFVDMDDFKRDVDEFIAEIKATPNVMIPGDFEVRNVKTHQEEGIPLDDTLVEQLREIATKTNVDMDDILG